Proteins encoded together in one Rhizobium sp. ACO-34A window:
- a CDS encoding homocitrate synthase, with product MSESEITRPSSTPAAFLNDTTLRDGEQAPGVAFSLTEKLELAEALAAANVPEIEVGTPAMGDDEIAAIRAVVSLHLPLRVMAWCRMTDDDLAAALRSGVSSVNLSLPASDIQLSAKLGIGRDRALTIIEEMVRKASRAGLFVAVGCEDASRADPRHLQRVICVAAAAGANRVRIADTVGILDPFSTETLIEPLAEQSPIPLEFHAHNDFGLATANALAAFKSGARNLSVTVSGLGERAGNAPLEEVAAVLQLMHGVPTGLDLPALPGLAAIVARCARQPLPMNKPLTGANVFTHESGIHVAGLLNDRQTYQGLDPAEFGRNHRIAIGKHSGAAALAHVLGQNGRVAGRETLARLLVEVRRLAVETKAAVPQDELIRLCDRLQEPDTGRGSGQCRSSC from the coding sequence ATGTCTGAAAGCGAAATCACCCGCCCCTCCTCGACCCCGGCAGCATTCCTCAACGACACCACTTTGCGTGATGGCGAGCAAGCTCCAGGCGTTGCCTTTTCGCTGACGGAAAAGCTCGAATTGGCGGAGGCGCTGGCCGCCGCTAATGTCCCTGAAATCGAAGTCGGCACGCCTGCCATGGGGGATGATGAAATCGCGGCCATTCGCGCCGTGGTTTCCCTGCACCTGCCGCTACGGGTGATGGCGTGGTGTCGCATGACCGACGATGATCTTGCCGCCGCGTTGCGCAGCGGCGTTTCCTCCGTGAACCTTTCCCTCCCGGCTTCGGATATCCAGCTTTCCGCCAAGCTCGGCATCGGCCGCGACAGGGCACTGACGATCATCGAGGAGATGGTGCGCAAGGCGTCGAGGGCGGGCCTGTTCGTAGCGGTGGGTTGCGAGGATGCCTCAAGGGCCGATCCGCGCCACCTGCAGCGGGTGATCTGTGTTGCCGCCGCCGCCGGCGCCAATCGCGTACGGATCGCCGATACAGTCGGGATCCTCGATCCGTTTTCGACGGAGACGTTGATCGAGCCTCTTGCTGAGCAATCTCCGATTCCGCTTGAATTCCACGCGCACAATGATTTCGGCCTTGCGACAGCAAACGCGCTTGCCGCCTTCAAGTCCGGAGCGAGGAACCTTTCGGTCACCGTATCGGGCCTCGGAGAGAGGGCCGGCAACGCTCCTCTGGAGGAGGTGGCGGCTGTGCTGCAACTCATGCACGGCGTCCCGACGGGGCTTGATCTTCCAGCGCTTCCGGGACTGGCAGCGATTGTCGCGCGGTGTGCGCGGCAGCCGCTGCCGATGAACAAGCCTCTGACCGGAGCCAATGTCTTTACCCATGAATCCGGCATCCATGTCGCGGGACTGCTCAACGACCGCCAAACCTATCAGGGTCTCGATCCTGCGGAATTCGGGAGGAACCACCGGATTGCCATCGGCAAGCATTCCGGCGCGGCAGCGCTTGCCCATGTGCTTGGCCAGAACGGTAGGGTGGCCGGAAGGGAAACGCTGGCAAGGCTGCTCGTCGAGGTCCGGCGTCTCGCCGTCGAGACCAAGGCGGCGGTGCCGCAGGATGAACTCATCCGTCTGTGCGATCGCCTTCAGGAGCCGGATACCGGGAGAGGAAGCGGGCAATGTCGTTCATCATGCTGA
- a CDS encoding cysteine desulfurase NifS produces MKPIRPDDLVYLDNNATTRADPVVVAAMLPHFSERFGNPSSAHGFGAGAREAVRFARRQVQALLGAASEQEILFTSGGSESDNTAILSAVDVMAGRNEVIVSAVEHPAVLSLCHRLEARRGIRVHRIPVNTLGQLDLDAYRAVLSEHTAVVSIMWANNETGTIFPIDDLADMAKEVGALFHTDAVQAAGRLPLDLKATAIDMLSLSAHKLHGPKGVGMLYVRHGCPFSPLIYGGRQERARRAGTENVPGIVGLGQAAEIARISVSEDMPHITRLRDRLERGLLQSIGGALINGDPSRRLANTSNIAFEGIESEAFVALLDRQGIACSSGSACSSGSMEPSHVLKAMMVPQDFLPGAVRFSLSRDNNEADIDRLLSVAPDVVASLRGQTFEASVLQSAGLAHV; encoded by the coding sequence ATGAAGCCAATCCGTCCGGATGATCTGGTCTACCTGGATAACAATGCGACCACGCGGGCAGACCCGGTGGTCGTCGCAGCAATGCTTCCCCATTTCAGTGAACGGTTTGGCAACCCGTCCTCCGCCCACGGCTTCGGTGCAGGCGCAAGGGAGGCAGTCCGGTTTGCCCGCAGGCAGGTACAGGCACTCTTGGGAGCCGCGAGCGAGCAGGAAATTCTCTTCACCTCTGGCGGAAGCGAAAGCGACAACACCGCAATCCTTTCAGCTGTTGATGTAATGGCCGGCCGAAACGAAGTAATAGTCTCAGCCGTGGAGCACCCGGCCGTGCTCTCGCTCTGTCACCGGCTTGAAGCGCGCCGGGGCATCAGGGTTCACCGCATTCCGGTGAACACGCTGGGGCAACTGGATCTAGACGCTTATCGAGCGGTGTTGTCGGAACATACCGCCGTCGTCTCTATCATGTGGGCAAACAACGAAACTGGTACGATCTTTCCGATCGACGACCTGGCCGACATGGCGAAGGAGGTCGGCGCGCTGTTCCACACCGACGCAGTGCAGGCGGCAGGCAGGTTGCCGCTCGACCTCAAGGCGACCGCGATCGACATGCTGTCTCTTTCGGCGCACAAGCTGCATGGCCCGAAAGGCGTCGGCATGCTTTACGTGCGCCACGGCTGTCCCTTCTCGCCTCTGATTTATGGAGGCCGCCAGGAGCGGGCACGCCGTGCCGGCACGGAGAACGTTCCCGGCATCGTCGGTCTCGGTCAGGCTGCTGAGATTGCCCGCATTTCCGTGTCTGAAGACATGCCGCACATCACCCGTCTTCGCGACCGGCTCGAACGCGGCCTGCTGCAGAGTATTGGCGGCGCGCTTATCAACGGCGATCCATCGCGGCGGTTGGCCAATACATCCAACATCGCCTTCGAGGGCATCGAGAGTGAGGCATTCGTAGCGTTGCTTGACCGGCAGGGTATCGCCTGTTCCTCCGGCTCAGCTTGTTCCTCCGGTTCGATGGAACCGAGCCACGTGCTCAAAGCCATGATGGTACCGCAGGATTTCCTGCCCGGCGCGGTGCGCTTTTCTCTGTCGCGCGACAATAACGAGGCCGACATCGACCGTCTGCTCTCTGTCGCCCCTGATGTGGTCGCAAGCCTCAGAGGGCAGACATTCGAGGCATCAGTCCTTCAGTCCGCAGGTCTCGCTCATGTCTGA
- a CDS encoding iron-sulfur cluster assembly accessory protein encodes MITLTENAISAVKSALSKAVEPAEGLRIMVEAGGCAGFKYMMGLESTVRDGDAVIDADGVKVYVDTRSQPHVAGMTVDFVTGLESSGFVFDNPNAADKCACGKSFG; translated from the coding sequence ATGATCACTCTCACCGAGAATGCCATTTCCGCCGTCAAGTCTGCATTGTCGAAGGCCGTCGAGCCCGCCGAGGGGCTTCGTATCATGGTCGAGGCCGGCGGCTGTGCCGGTTTCAAATACATGATGGGGCTGGAATCGACCGTCCGGGACGGCGACGCCGTGATCGATGCCGATGGTGTAAAGGTCTATGTCGATACCCGTTCCCAGCCACATGTTGCGGGCATGACAGTCGATTTCGTCACCGGGCTCGAATCCTCGGGCTTCGTCTTCGACAATCCGAACGCCGCCGACAAATGCGCGTGCGGCAAGTCCTTCGGTTGA
- a CDS encoding nitrogenase iron protein, whose product MAALRQIAFYGKGGIGKSTTSQNTLAALVDLGQKILIVGCDPKADSTRLILNSKAQDTVLSLAAQEGSVEDLELEDVLKIGYKGIKCVESGGPEPGVGCAGRGVITSINFLEENGAYDDVDYVSYDVLGDVVCGGFAMPIRENKAQEIYIVMSGEMMALYAANNIAKGILKYANSGGVRLGGLICNERQTDRELDLAEALSARLNSKLIHFVPRDNIVQHAELRKQTVIEYAPNSQQAQEYRQLAQKIHDNSGKGTIPTPITMEELEDMLLAFGIMKTDEQMLAELAAKEAAKQAVAAV is encoded by the coding sequence ATGGCAGCTCTGCGTCAGATTGCATTTTACGGGAAAGGCGGCATCGGCAAGTCCACCACCTCCCAGAACACGCTGGCCGCTCTCGTCGATCTGGGTCAGAAGATCCTGATCGTCGGTTGCGACCCTAAGGCGGATTCCACCCGCCTGATCCTCAATTCCAAGGCCCAGGATACGGTCCTGTCGCTTGCCGCCCAGGAAGGTTCCGTCGAGGACCTCGAACTCGAGGATGTCCTGAAGATCGGCTACAAGGGCATCAAGTGCGTTGAATCCGGCGGTCCGGAGCCAGGCGTCGGCTGTGCCGGTCGCGGTGTCATCACCTCGATCAACTTCCTCGAGGAAAACGGCGCCTATGACGACGTGGACTATGTGTCCTACGACGTTCTCGGCGACGTCGTCTGTGGCGGCTTCGCCATGCCGATCCGCGAGAACAAGGCGCAGGAGATCTACATCGTCATGTCCGGCGAGATGATGGCGCTCTACGCCGCCAACAACATCGCCAAGGGCATCCTGAAATATGCCAATTCCGGTGGCGTGCGCCTCGGCGGCCTGATCTGCAACGAACGCCAGACCGACCGCGAGCTGGATCTGGCCGAAGCGCTGTCGGCGCGGCTCAATTCCAAGCTGATCCACTTCGTGCCGCGCGACAACATCGTGCAGCATGCTGAACTGCGCAAGCAGACGGTCATCGAATATGCTCCGAACTCGCAGCAGGCCCAGGAATACCGCCAGCTGGCCCAGAAGATCCATGACAATTCCGGCAAGGGCACGATCCCGACGCCGATCACCATGGAAGAGCTGGAGGACATGCTGCTCGCCTTCGGCATCATGAAGACCGACGAGCAGATGCTTGCCGAGCTTGCCGCGAAGGAAGCCGCCAAGCAGGCCGTGGCCGCCGTCTGA
- a CDS encoding nitrogenase molybdenum-iron protein alpha chain, translating to MSLDYENDSQLHEKLIEDVLSQYPDKTAKRRKKHLNVAKAGDEIDQEEGRPLSECDVKSNIKSIPGVMTIRGCAYAGSKGVVWGPVKDMVHISHGPVGCGQYSWSQRRNYYIGTTGIDTFVTMQFTSDFQEKDIVFGGDKKLEKVIDEIEALFPLNNGVTIQSECPIGLIGDDIEAVSRKKKKEINKTIVPVRCEGFRGVSQSLGHHIANDAIRDWVFSGEDKHAEFKTGPYDVNIIGDYNIGGDAWASRILLEEMGLRVVGNWSGDATLAEIERAPKAKLNLIHCYRSMNYICRHMEEKYGIAWMEYNFFGPSQIEASLRKIAKYFGPEIEANAEAVIAKYRPLVDAVIEKYRPRLEGKTVMLYVGGLRPRHVITAYEDLGMEIVGTGYEFGHNDDYQRTSHYVKNGTLIYDDVTGYELEKFIEGIRPDLVGSGIKEKYPVQKMGIPFRQMHSWDYSGPYHGYDGFAIFARDMDLAINNPVWGLYDAPWKKKQAEPLPIAAE from the coding sequence ATGAGCCTCGACTATGAAAACGACAGCCAGCTCCACGAGAAACTGATCGAGGACGTGCTGTCCCAATATCCCGACAAGACGGCCAAGCGCCGCAAGAAGCACCTGAACGTCGCCAAGGCGGGCGACGAGATCGATCAGGAAGAGGGCAGGCCTCTTTCCGAATGCGACGTGAAGTCGAACATCAAGTCCATTCCGGGCGTCATGACCATTCGCGGCTGCGCATATGCCGGCTCGAAGGGCGTAGTCTGGGGACCGGTCAAGGACATGGTCCACATCTCCCATGGCCCGGTCGGCTGCGGGCAGTATTCATGGTCGCAGCGCCGCAACTACTACATCGGCACGACCGGCATCGACACCTTCGTCACCATGCAGTTCACCTCCGACTTCCAGGAGAAGGACATCGTCTTCGGCGGCGACAAGAAGCTCGAAAAGGTCATCGACGAGATCGAGGCACTCTTCCCGCTCAACAATGGCGTGACGATCCAGTCCGAATGTCCAATCGGCCTGATCGGCGATGACATCGAAGCCGTGTCGCGCAAGAAGAAGAAAGAGATCAACAAGACCATCGTGCCCGTCCGCTGCGAAGGCTTCCGCGGCGTGTCGCAGTCGCTCGGCCACCACATCGCCAATGATGCGATCCGCGACTGGGTATTCTCCGGCGAGGACAAGCATGCCGAATTCAAGACGGGTCCCTACGACGTCAACATCATCGGCGACTACAACATCGGCGGCGATGCCTGGGCCTCCCGCATCCTGCTTGAGGAAATGGGCCTGCGCGTGGTCGGCAACTGGTCGGGCGATGCGACGCTCGCCGAGATCGAGCGAGCGCCGAAGGCAAAGCTCAACCTCATCCATTGCTACCGGTCGATGAACTACATCTGCCGCCACATGGAAGAGAAGTACGGGATTGCCTGGATGGAATACAATTTCTTCGGCCCCTCCCAGATCGAAGCCTCGCTGCGCAAGATTGCCAAGTATTTCGGTCCCGAGATCGAAGCGAACGCCGAGGCGGTTATCGCCAAGTACCGCCCGCTGGTCGATGCGGTGATTGAGAAGTACCGCCCGCGTCTCGAAGGCAAGACGGTGATGCTCTATGTCGGCGGCCTTCGCCCCCGCCACGTCATCACGGCCTATGAAGACCTCGGCATGGAGATCGTCGGTACCGGCTACGAGTTCGGCCACAACGACGACTACCAGCGCACCAGTCACTACGTGAAGAACGGTACGCTGATCTATGACGACGTTACGGGCTACGAACTCGAAAAGTTCATCGAGGGCATTCGCCCGGACCTCGTCGGCTCCGGCATCAAGGAAAAGTATCCCGTCCAGAAGATGGGCATCCCCTTCCGCCAGATGCACAGCTGGGACTATTCCGGTCCCTACCATGGTTATGACGGCTTTGCGATCTTCGCCCGCGACATGGACCTTGCGATCAACAATCCGGTCTGGGGCCTCTATGACGCGCCCTGGAAGAAGAAGCAGGCCGAACCGCTGCCGATTGCCGCCGAGTGA
- a CDS encoding nitrogenase molybdenum-iron protein subunit beta, protein MPQSAEKVLDHAPLFREPEYVEMLKNKKENFECPHPGEWVDDQRELTKTWEYREKNLAREALVVNPAKACQPLGAVFAAAGFEKTMSFVHGSQGCVAYYRSHLSRHFKEPSSAVSSSMTEDAAVFGGLKNMIDGLANTYTLYEPKMIAVSTTCMAEVIGDDLRSFIENAKNEGSVPADYDVPFAHTPAFVGSHVDGYDNMVRGVFEHFWKGQPRTEIKGRFNLIPGFDGFCVGNNREIKRMLSLMGVDYTFIQDASDQYDTPSDGEYRMYDGGTKIDDVKDALNAEWTLSLQHYNTRKTEDYCKEVGQKVASLHYPLGVRGTDDFLMKVSEMTGKEIPEALRMERGRLVDAMADSQAYLHGKKYAIYGDPDFVYGMARFILETGGEPIHCLATNGSAAWEVEMKELFASSPFSKDCQVWAGKDLWAMRSLLFTEPVDLLIGSSYGKYLERDTGTPLLRLTFPIFDRHHHHRFPLMGYQGGLRVLTTILDKFFDVYDQQTMIPSKTDYSFDLTR, encoded by the coding sequence ATGCCGCAGTCAGCCGAAAAAGTCCTCGACCACGCTCCGCTCTTCCGCGAGCCTGAATATGTCGAGATGCTGAAGAACAAGAAGGAAAACTTCGAATGCCCGCATCCGGGCGAATGGGTCGATGACCAGCGCGAGCTGACCAAGACCTGGGAATATCGCGAGAAGAACCTCGCCCGCGAGGCGCTCGTCGTCAATCCCGCCAAGGCCTGCCAGCCGCTCGGCGCCGTCTTCGCCGCTGCCGGTTTTGAGAAGACCATGTCCTTCGTGCACGGTTCTCAAGGCTGCGTCGCCTATTACCGTTCGCACCTGTCGCGCCACTTCAAGGAGCCGTCATCGGCCGTTTCGTCATCGATGACGGAAGACGCTGCGGTGTTCGGCGGGCTCAAGAACATGATCGACGGCCTTGCCAACACCTACACGCTCTATGAGCCGAAGATGATCGCGGTGTCGACCACCTGCATGGCGGAAGTCATCGGCGACGACCTGCGCAGCTTCATCGAGAACGCCAAGAACGAAGGCTCGGTGCCGGCCGACTACGACGTGCCGTTTGCCCATACACCGGCCTTCGTCGGCAGCCATGTCGATGGTTACGACAACATGGTGCGTGGCGTGTTCGAGCACTTCTGGAAAGGCCAGCCGCGGACCGAGATCAAGGGTCGCTTCAACCTCATCCCCGGCTTCGACGGCTTCTGCGTCGGCAACAATCGCGAGATCAAGCGCATGCTGTCGCTGATGGGGGTCGACTACACCTTTATCCAGGATGCCTCCGACCAGTACGACACGCCGTCTGACGGCGAGTACCGCATGTACGACGGCGGCACGAAGATCGACGACGTCAAGGATGCGTTGAATGCCGAATGGACGCTGTCGCTGCAGCATTACAACACCCGCAAGACCGAGGACTATTGCAAGGAGGTTGGTCAGAAGGTTGCCTCGCTGCACTATCCGCTCGGCGTTCGCGGCACCGACGATTTCCTGATGAAGGTCTCGGAAATGACCGGCAAGGAGATACCGGAGGCGCTCCGCATGGAGCGCGGCCGCCTGGTCGATGCCATGGCCGACAGCCAGGCTTATCTGCACGGCAAGAAATACGCGATCTACGGCGATCCGGATTTCGTCTACGGCATGGCGCGCTTCATTCTGGAAACCGGCGGCGAGCCGATCCATTGCCTTGCCACCAACGGCTCTGCGGCCTGGGAGGTGGAGATGAAGGAACTCTTTGCCTCCTCGCCCTTCAGCAAGGATTGCCAGGTCTGGGCGGGCAAGGATCTCTGGGCCATGCGCTCGCTGCTCTTCACCGAGCCGGTCGATCTGTTGATCGGCAGTTCCTACGGCAAGTATCTGGAACGTGACACTGGCACGCCTTTGCTGCGCCTCACCTTCCCGATCTTCGACCGCCATCATCACCATCGCTTCCCGCTAATGGGGTATCAGGGCGGGCTGCGGGTGCTGACGACGATCCTCGACAAGTTCTTCGACGTCTACGACCAGCAGACGATGATCCCGTCGAAGACGGATTATTCCTTCGATCTGACACGCTGA
- a CDS encoding nitrogenase iron-molybdenum cofactor biosynthesis protein NifE, which yields MSALKAKIEDVFNEPGCDKNQGKDAKARKKGCSKPLTPGAAAGGCAFDGAKIVLQPVTDVAHLIHAPLACEGNSWDNRGAASSGSSLWRTSFTTDLTELDIVMGQGERKLFKAIREIAERYAPPAIFVYSTCVTALIGDDIEAVCRRAAEKFGLPVVPVNAPGFVGSKNLGNKLAGEALLDHVIGTEEPDDVTPYDINILGEFNLSGEFWMVKPLLEKLGMRVRACIPGDARYLDIATAHRAKATMMVCSTALINLARKMEERFGIPYFEGSFYGISDTSEALRQLAALLVQQGAPPELLDRTESLIAEEEARAWAALEGFRPRLEGRRVLLNTGGVKSWSVVHALQEIGVEIVGTSVKKSTPEDKERIKQILKDENHMFDSMAPRDLYAMLAEHKADIMLSGGRTQFIALKAKMPWLDINQERSHPYAGYDGMVELARQIDIAIHNPVWEIVRVASPWDADGNLVSNAPNFGENDDAPLAAPVHAFRKFANSNADEMGEC from the coding sequence ATGTCGGCATTGAAGGCGAAGATCGAGGATGTATTCAACGAGCCCGGTTGCGACAAGAACCAGGGCAAGGACGCCAAGGCCCGCAAAAAGGGCTGTTCCAAGCCGTTGACGCCGGGGGCGGCGGCCGGCGGCTGCGCCTTCGACGGCGCCAAGATCGTGCTGCAGCCGGTGACCGATGTCGCCCATCTCATCCATGCGCCGCTCGCCTGCGAGGGCAATAGCTGGGACAACCGGGGGGCCGCCTCATCCGGCTCCAGCCTGTGGCGCACCAGCTTCACCACGGATCTTACCGAACTCGACATCGTCATGGGGCAGGGGGAACGCAAGCTTTTCAAGGCGATCCGCGAAATCGCCGAGCGTTACGCACCGCCGGCCATCTTCGTCTATTCCACCTGCGTCACCGCCCTGATCGGCGACGATATCGAGGCGGTCTGTCGGCGCGCGGCGGAGAAGTTCGGACTGCCCGTTGTGCCGGTCAATGCTCCGGGCTTCGTCGGTTCCAAGAACCTTGGCAACAAGCTCGCGGGTGAGGCCCTGCTCGACCATGTGATCGGCACGGAAGAGCCTGATGATGTCACGCCCTACGACATCAACATTCTCGGCGAGTTCAATCTGTCTGGCGAATTCTGGATGGTGAAGCCGCTGCTCGAAAAGCTCGGAATGCGTGTCAGGGCCTGCATTCCCGGTGATGCGCGATATCTTGATATCGCCACGGCCCACCGGGCGAAGGCGACAATGATGGTTTGTTCCACGGCTCTCATCAATCTCGCCCGCAAGATGGAGGAGCGCTTCGGCATCCCCTATTTCGAGGGTTCATTCTACGGAATCTCTGACACATCGGAGGCGCTGCGGCAGCTTGCTGCCTTGCTGGTACAACAAGGAGCGCCCCCTGAGCTCCTTGACCGGACGGAATCCCTCATCGCGGAGGAGGAGGCCAGAGCCTGGGCCGCACTCGAGGGATTCCGTCCCCGCCTTGAAGGCAGGCGCGTGCTGCTCAACACCGGCGGCGTGAAGAGCTGGTCGGTTGTCCACGCGCTCCAGGAAATCGGCGTCGAGATCGTCGGCACATCGGTGAAGAAGTCGACGCCAGAGGACAAGGAGCGCATCAAGCAGATTCTCAAGGATGAGAACCACATGTTCGACTCCATGGCGCCGCGCGACCTCTACGCCATGCTCGCCGAACACAAGGCCGACATCATGCTGTCGGGCGGCCGCACCCAGTTCATCGCGCTGAAGGCGAAGATGCCCTGGCTCGACATCAACCAGGAACGGAGCCATCCCTATGCCGGTTACGACGGCATGGTGGAACTGGCGCGCCAGATCGACATCGCAATCCACAATCCGGTCTGGGAGATCGTGCGCGTGGCTTCGCCCTGGGATGCAGACGGCAATCTTGTCTCGAACGCCCCGAACTTCGGCGAAAACGACGATGCGCCGCTTGCCGCGCCAGTGCACGCCTTCCGCAAGTTCGCCAATTCCAATGCCGATGAAATGGGAGAATGCTGA
- a CDS encoding nitrogen fixation protein NifX has protein sequence MTAVRRLSLVTDEGPALAPDRPKGALRIAIATQDMKGLNAHFGSAKLFAVYDVTPESWNFVEAVGFGDVSDESGKHKTEGDDRITPKVEALKGCHLLFCLAIGGPSAAKVVSAKIHPIKVPQPSSIEEVLSRTQTMLKTAPPPWLRKVLAEAGVAVTKPSFDDD, from the coding sequence ATGACAGCCGTCCGACGTCTTTCACTCGTCACTGACGAGGGTCCGGCACTCGCGCCGGACCGCCCCAAGGGCGCCTTGCGCATCGCAATCGCCACGCAGGACATGAAGGGGCTCAACGCCCATTTCGGTTCGGCCAAACTGTTCGCGGTCTATGACGTCACGCCCGAAAGCTGGAACTTCGTCGAGGCCGTCGGCTTCGGCGATGTCTCAGACGAGAGCGGCAAGCACAAGACGGAAGGCGATGACCGCATCACGCCGAAGGTCGAGGCGCTCAAGGGCTGTCATCTTCTGTTTTGTTTGGCGATCGGTGGTCCATCGGCCGCCAAGGTGGTGTCCGCGAAGATCCATCCGATCAAGGTTCCGCAGCCCTCCTCGATCGAGGAGGTGCTGTCGCGCACCCAGACCATGTTGAAAACCGCGCCGCCGCCGTGGCTGCGCAAGGTGCTGGCCGAGGCCGGTGTTGCCGTCACCAAGCCATCCTTCGATGACGATTGA
- a CDS encoding ferredoxin III, nif-specific encodes MSGSFSTRDGSPWIPEYLTAIDGRTCIGCGRCYKVCSRDVMHLHGVNEEGEILGLYDEEEGDDFDGELNRMIMVVDHAGACIGCGACARVCPKNCQTHVAAGELAA; translated from the coding sequence ATGAGCGGTTCCTTCTCCACCCGCGACGGCTCTCCATGGATACCGGAATACCTGACGGCGATCGATGGCAGGACCTGCATCGGCTGCGGCCGCTGCTACAAGGTTTGTTCGCGCGATGTGATGCATCTCCATGGCGTGAACGAGGAAGGGGAGATCCTCGGGCTCTACGATGAGGAGGAGGGGGACGACTTCGACGGTGAACTCAACCGCATGATTATGGTCGTCGATCACGCCGGCGCCTGCATCGGGTGCGGTGCCTGCGCCCGCGTCTGTCCGAAGAATTGCCAGACCCACGTCGCGGCAGGCGAACTCGCCGCATGA
- a CDS encoding nitrogen fixation protein NifQ, with protein sequence MFADHYASLLAGQWPAIDAGTAFDRHALACVLAIARDEELAGRATIAQATGLGPKELTRLVARNFPAVPFDSFGIDPDETEPDRDEEEEILFELLLQHCDPGISASRQFARIVARRAMRDDHLWQDLGLFERAELTRLLNRHFPSLAAGNTQNMKWKKYFYRKLCEAEGFSLCTAPSCRECSDFDACFGEENGESRLARVKNGMVQWADQRSPGRLWWPDLVVFATRLLVRFVTMLDPLLRENLTSI encoded by the coding sequence ATGTTTGCCGATCACTATGCCAGCCTGCTCGCCGGCCAGTGGCCCGCGATCGACGCCGGGACCGCCTTTGATCGCCACGCGCTGGCCTGCGTCCTTGCGATTGCGCGTGACGAAGAACTTGCGGGTCGTGCGACAATTGCCCAGGCGACAGGGCTCGGCCCGAAGGAACTGACACGTCTGGTCGCGCGGAACTTCCCGGCCGTTCCCTTCGACAGCTTCGGCATCGATCCGGACGAGACCGAACCCGACCGGGACGAGGAGGAGGAAATCCTGTTCGAACTGCTCCTGCAGCATTGCGACCCAGGCATCTCAGCAAGTCGGCAATTCGCACGTATCGTAGCTCGCCGCGCGATGCGTGACGATCATCTCTGGCAGGACCTTGGCCTTTTTGAACGCGCGGAACTCACCCGGCTCCTCAACCGGCATTTTCCGAGCCTTGCGGCAGGAAACACCCAGAACATGAAGTGGAAGAAATACTTCTACCGCAAGCTCTGCGAAGCCGAGGGCTTCTCGCTATGCACCGCACCGAGCTGTCGCGAATGTTCCGACTTCGATGCCTGCTTTGGCGAGGAAAACGGGGAAAGCCGGCTGGCACGCGTGAAGAACGGAATGGTTCAATGGGCCGACCAACGTTCTCCTGGCAGGCTCTGGTGGCCGGACCTTGTCGTGTTTGCGACGAGGTTGCTTGTCCGGTTTGTGACAATGTTGGATCCCCTCCTTCGGGAGAATCTGACAAGTATATGA
- a CDS encoding IS6 family transposase yields MTEPNPLYRRHRFPAEIIAHAVWLYFCFPLSLRMVEDLLAARGVVVSHQTVRLWAEKFGRTFANEIRRRSVGRLGDKWHLDEAVVSIRGKKHWLWRAVDQDGFVLEVLVQSRRNAKAAKRLMRKLLKGQGRAPRVMVTDKLRSYDAAKREIMPGVEHRSHKGLNNRAENSHQPIRRRERIMKRFKSRRHLQRFVSIHDPIANLFHIPRHDISSGHHRELRSAAMKLWAKIARA; encoded by the coding sequence ATGACAGAGCCTAATCCACTATATCGCCGCCATCGCTTTCCCGCTGAAATCATTGCCCACGCCGTGTGGCTCTATTTCTGCTTCCCTCTCAGCCTGCGAATGGTCGAGGATCTGCTGGCTGCCCGTGGAGTCGTTGTCTCGCATCAAACGGTCCGGCTGTGGGCGGAGAAATTCGGGCGGACCTTCGCCAACGAGATCCGCCGCCGTTCAGTTGGTCGGCTCGGCGACAAGTGGCATCTCGATGAGGCCGTCGTTTCGATCCGTGGCAAGAAGCACTGGCTCTGGCGCGCTGTGGATCAGGACGGTTTCGTTCTGGAGGTGCTGGTGCAAAGCCGCCGTAATGCCAAGGCGGCCAAGCGCCTGATGCGCAAGCTGTTGAAGGGTCAAGGACGAGCGCCGCGGGTGATGGTCACCGACAAGCTTCGCTCCTACGATGCCGCAAAGCGGGAGATCATGCCGGGTGTCGAGCATCGCTCACACAAGGGCCTGAATAATCGGGCGGAGAACTCCCATCAGCCAATCCGACGGCGAGAGCGGATTATGAAACGCTTCAAGTCAAGGCGACATCTTCAGCGTTTCGTCTCCATCCATGATCCCATCGCCAACCTGTTCCACATCCCCCGCCACGACATCTCCTCCGGCCATCATCGCGAATTGCGTTCAGCCGCGATGAAACTATGGGCGAAAATCGCCCGAGCGTGA